The sequence below is a genomic window from Streptomyces sudanensis.
CAGACGGCGACGAAGACACCGATGATGATGCAGAAGGCGTAGCCGCGCAGCGGTACCGGTCCGAGGTGGATCACACCGGTCGACGGGCTGGGAATGTAGGCAAGGTCCATGGCACCACTGACGCTACCCTCTCGGGCCGGTGACCGGGCCGTCCGCCCGGCAAAGACTGGATAACGCCCGGTCGGGCCGGGCGNNGGCCNGGNNNNNNNNNNNCGCCCGGCCCCGNNCTCCGCGCCGCCTCCGGCGTCGGCGCGCGGAGGGCCGCCGTCAGTGCGCGGGGTCCGCGCCCCCGCCGGCCCCGCCGGGCGGCTCCGACCGCGGTCCGGTCCCGGGCTCCGTACCCGGCGCGGAGGTTCCGGCGGACGGTGCCGCCGTGCCGGGCTTCTTGCCCTCGTTGGCCTGCGCGACCCACTTCCTGAGGTTCGCCGGGGAGATCTGCTCGCCGTCCTTCGCGGGGAAGATCGGCTCGCCGTTGAGCAGGACGGTCGGCGTGCCCCGGAAGTCGCCGGCGCGGAACGCCTCGTTCGAGGCGTCGACCCAGCCGTCGTGGGTGCCCTCGGCGACGCAGGAGCGGAAGGCCGGGGTGTCGAGGCCCGGTACCTTCGCCGCCAGCTCGAACAGCTTCGCGTCGTCGGCGAAGGCGTCGTCGGGCTCCTCCGGCTGGTTGGCGAAGAGCAGGTCGTGGTAGGCGCTGAACTTCCCGGCGTCCTGGGCGCACGCCGCGGCGTTCGCCGCGTTCAGCGAGCCGCTGCCGCCCATGTTGCCGTCGATGAGCGTGGCGAACCGGTACTCGGTCCGCAGCTGCCCGGCGGCCTCCAACTCGTGAACGGTCTCCCGGAAGCCGTTCTCGAACATGGCGCAGGCCGGGCAGCGGAAGTCCTCCCACACCGTCAGCGTGGCGGGGGCGTCCGGCGCGCCGACCGGGATGACCAGCCGGTCCTCGCCGACGGCGCCGGACGGCGCGGTCACCGGGCCCTTGCCGGCCGTGTCGTCCTTGCCTCCGGTCCTGGCCGCGATGACGCCGGCGACGGCCGCGAGGAGGAGCACCCCGGCCACGGCCGCCACCACCAGCACCAGGCGGCGGCGTTTCTCGCGGGCCCGTTCGCGTTCGCGTTCGATCTGGAGCCGCCGGCGGGCGCTCTGCTTCCCTGCCCTGTTCTTCTCGTTCACGCCCGGGAAACGAACCGGGGAGGCACCTGCGCGCCTCCCCGGTCGCACAACCACCCGTACGAGCTAGGGGACCCGCCTCACGCCCCGGGCCAGTTCGCCCGCCAGTTCCCGTACGGCCGCGACTCCGGCC
It includes:
- a CDS encoding DsbA family protein, whose translation is MNEKNRAGKQSARRRLQIERERERAREKRRRLVLVVAAVAGVLLLAAVAGVIAARTGGKDDTAGKGPVTAPSGAVGEDRLVIPVGAPDAPATLTVWEDFRCPACAMFENGFRETVHELEAAGQLRTEYRFATLIDGNMGGSGSLNAANAAACAQDAGKFSAYHDLLFANQPEEPDDAFADDAKLFELAAKVPGLDTPAFRSCVAEGTHDGWVDASNEAFRAGDFRGTPTVLLNGEPIFPAKDGEQISPANLRKWVAQANEGKKPGTAAPSAGTSAPGTEPGTGPRSEPPGGAGGGADPAH